DNA from Candidatus Scalindua japonica:
GCGTGCGAATGTGTTAACAACACAGCATCCAACCTTTTTACACCGTTTTTCAAACACTGTATACGTAACTCGGTTGCCGCATCTATAAGTATATTATATTCTCCTTCCGATATAACTATCGAGGAACGGGTCCTGGAATTTTTTGGATTGTCAGAGGTACAGACACGACACTCACACCCTACCATAGGCACACCGTATGATGTTCCTGTACCGAGAAACGTAATCTTCATATCTTTATTGCACTCCACCTCCCTTTTCTGGAGAGTATGTATACGGCAACAGCACGAAGTATCCAATCGAGCGCTGCGCCGAACCAGATGCCGGCAAGCCCCCATTCTAACACAATTCCAAAGAGATAAGCAACGGGCAAGTGAAAACATAATGTTCCCACTATTGTAACAATCATGGGGCTAAATGTGTCTCCGGCACCACGTAAGCCACCGGCGTATACCATATAAATCGCAAGAGCCGGCTGTTCTATCGCAGCGATCATCACACAATAAGTGCTGAGAGCCAGGACATCCTGCTCCGGATGAAAAACATTTGCCATTGGCCTGGCAAATGCCAGGAAAATAAACGAGAAGAACCCCATTAATACCAGTGCAATCTGACAATTTTTCTTCATACTTAACTTTGCCAGGTCCGGTTTATTAGCGCCAAGACTTTGCCCCACAATCGTGGTGGTAGCGACTCCTAATGCAAAACCCGGCATAAATGAAATGGCCTCTATCCTAATGGCAATCTGGTGTGCAGCAAGTGAAACCGTACCTAACATTGCAACTATTTTAATAAAAAAGAGATAACCCAACTGGGTCAGTGAAGCATCTAACGTTGCGGGAAATGAAATCCTCAAAATTCTTTTAATAATAGACATGTTTACATCAACAATATGTTTAACGCCAATTGTTAAAATACTCCTCCTGCTCAGAAGTCGGTACATAATCAGTAAAGCGCCAGTTGTATAAGCTATTGATGTCGCCCATGCTGCCCCGGCTACCTCCATACGCGGAAAGAACCATATACCGAATATAAGGAGCCAGTTAAATAATATGTTTACACAGTTTGTTACAAGTGTAATAAACATGGGTGTCCTCGTATCTCCGGCTCCCCTGAAAACTGATGTCCCGGTCAGGATAATCAACCGGAAAATAAAGAAACTCAGGACTATCTTAAGATATTGCGACCCGAGAAAGACCACATTTTCCTCAGCGCTCATCAAGACAAGAATATTATCGGCGAAGTAAAATATGAAAGGGCTGACGGTACAGCCAAAAACAAGTGTAATGAGAAGAGACTGACCCGCTACTTTCCTCGCCTCATCTTTCTGATTTGCACCAAAATCTCTCGCCACAAGCGCCGTAGTTCCGACATTAAGGGCAGTAAATACCATTGCAACAATAAAGCCCAACGCACCTGCCAACCCGACTGCAGCAACAGGAACAGTACCTAACCTGCCTACCATGATAATATCTACGATGAAGACTGCCAGGTGCAAGACATTCTCCAACGCTACAGGGAGCGCTAATCTGATTATATTTTTATTTAGCTCCTTTTTTGTTAACTCCATAAGGTCTTATTCAAATTGAAATTAAGGTTGACAACAACCAATACAACCATTAGAATTTTCTACTAAATTTATACTTGAATTGTCAGATGATATTAGAAAATAAATACTTATGCAAAGTAATTTCATAAAGATTCCTGCCTTATTCACTTTTTCTGAATATACCATCCTTTTCAATACAATAGAGTACTTGATTTTGTGTTATTTATTAGAAATTTCTCAGATTAAAAGGTTGTAAATGTATACAGGCATAGATATTATTGAAATTAAAAGGATAGAAAAACTCTTTGGATCACACAAAAATTTTATAAAAAGAGTTTATACCTCTGATGAAGTCGAATATTGTCAGTCCAGAAAAAACTGTTTTCAACATTTTGCAGTACGTTTTGCGTCAAAAGAAGCTGTTCTCAAGGCCTTTGGAACAGGCTTGAGAGACAGATTGAAGTGGACTGATATTGAGACGCTGAATGACGAGTTGGGAAAACCTTACGTAAATCTATATGGCAGAGCTAAAGAACTTGCATCTGAGAAGAAAATCGGCGAGATTTCTGTCTCATTATCACATTGTAAAGAGTATGCCGTTGCACATGCACTATTAATACCTGGTGAATCTCAGGAATAAAAAAAATGAAAACCTCTCTTTCGACAGGAGTCCAACGCTGGAATCCTCTCGAAAGAGAGGCTAGTCATGTTTGTTATAACAAATGACAGCTATATTAGTTAGCTAGTGAAAGGTGCTAATTTGAAAAAAATAATTCTTATAAATCCTCATCCTATAGGTAACGTAGGCGAGGAAAACGTTTCAGTACTAAACCAAATGCCCGTGAACCTGGGATATCTGAAGGCATTAACACCCGATGACTGGGAAGTAGATATAATAGATGAAACCCAGGAGCTGGCGGTAGATGAAAAAGGTGAAAATGTCTGTTTCGATAAAACAAATGTCGTCCTGGTTGGAATAACGTCCGTCAGCTATCAGGCAAACAGGGCATACCAGATCGCCACCGCATGCAAAAAGAATGGAATTCCCGTAATAATGGGTGGAGTACATGCTACAAGTTATCCTGAAGAGGCGGCCCAATACGTTGACTCTGTAGTAATAAGAGAAGCAGTTCCGATATGGGAAGAGATAATCTCTGATTTTGAAAATAACGAACTTAAACCGACTTATGATGGCGGCCTGACCCCTATGGAAACATATAAGGGGCTACTACCAGATAGAAAGTTTTTGACTGACAAGTACAAATATCGGTACTCTGGCATTATTACAACTGCCGGCTGTCCGTTTAGCTGCGAGTTCTGTTCAGTTCCACAGTTCCAGGGAAGAAAGTACAGAGAAAGGCCAATAGATGATGTTCTGAATGAGCTTGAAGCGATAAAGGGGCAGTATAGAGGCCTCATACTTACAGATGAAAATTTCTACGGTCATAGTAAGAAATCTTACGAAAGGGTCAGAAACCTTTTTAAGGGGATGGTTGATAGAAAAATTTATCAGAACTGGTTCGGGTTTACTTCGTTGAATATTTATCAGGATGACGAAACACTGGAATATATGGCAAAGAGCGGATGTGTAGGTGTACTCATTGGTATTGAATCTATAAATGAAGACGCGTTAAAATCGATGAACAAGGGAGTTAACCTCCGCATAACAATTGAAAAATACAGGGAAGCGGTAGCAAATATAAGGAAGCATGGACTTGCTGTCTGGGGGACCATGGTCTTTGGAAACGACAATGATACACCTGATACATTTAAAGATGTCGTTGATTTTATATTAGATGCAAAGATCGACATAATGACCTGTGGCTTATTGTGTCCATTTATCAATACACCGTTACAAAAAAGGCTTGATGATGATAACAGGTTGTTCAGGACCAACTTCCCGGAAGACTGGATCTATTATACATCGCACCATTTAACCTATGTTTTGTCTAAGCTCACACTTCAGGAATTTATTGATGGCATAGAGTACGTTTACAACAATATATATTCGACCGATGTAATAAGAAAAAAATTCAGAGAAGCAAAAGATGAACTCAACAACCTGAATGCCGCAATGTTCGCGTTCAGAGTTAATCTTGACTGGCAGGAGGTTTATAAACATCTGTTAGAAAACCTGAGAGAACTGCAGGCTTCAGGAGATTATGAGAGAGCCGTGGAACGGTACGAATCTCAGAAGGCCAAAACAAACCCGGACATGGCAGATATGAAGACGTGAAATTGTTGATTAGCGTTATTAGACTTCGGCTCCTCCCATTGTGACGTCGCTTTGAGCGTTCATCGGGACTTGATCCCGAACGGAGTCGAAGGATGAATATTGTCGCTTGGTAGTATAGTTTGTTTCTTAAAATTAAAAAACCAAAGAATAAATCCCCACTCCCCGGACAAACTGCGCTGAGGACTTTACTCCACTTTTGCGAAGAGAGAATAAGGGGGATTTACTTTTTGTGATAATGTGGTCAGAATAGTTTGAGTACTGAAGAATCATGTATTTTCTGAATTTTTCCAAAGGATATTAAAATGCCGAGAGTTGTTGTTACCGGTTTAGGATTAGTCATTGCCAATGGTATTGGTGTTACAAATGCATGGAATGCACTCATGAACGGTAAAGACGGCACGGCGGCATTAACATCTTTCGACACATCAAAATACAAAGTTCATCGTGCGTGTGAAGTAAAAAATTTCAGAATTGACACTGTTTTTGAAAACGAAACCACGGCAAACACGATACATAAGTACACATACACTGCCGCAAAAGAAGCATTGATAGATAGTGGATTGAGTGATTTAGCAGGGTACAACAGAGAAAAATTTGGTATCGCTATCGGAACTTTAGCCGGAGAACTACCTCCATTTGAACACCTGTTGCGCAATGCACCTGAAGACAAAGCCAACGGCTTTGATATGGGTGTTGCACTAACGTATCCGCCATCTTCTATCACCACACTACTCTCAGAAGATTTTGGTTTTGAAGGGCCTAATATGGTATCACTTAATGCCTGTTCTTCCGGCAACCATGCTATCGCCTGGGCTTTAGACCTTTTATATGAAGGAAAAGTTGATGTAATGCTGGTAGGTGGAGGTGAGCTTATCCCGCAAACAGAGTTTACACATTTTCATAATCTGAAAGCGCTGGCGCCTGAAAAATGCCAGCCATTTGATAAAGAGAGAAAAGGTCTGATAATTGGAGAAGGCTCGGGAATAATGGTATTGGAAACACTTGATTTCGCATCAAAAAGAAACGCTCAAATTTATGCTGAATTGAAGGGATATGGTATGAGCTGTGACGGACATCATATGACAGCACCCCATCCCGAAGGAGCGGGCGCAAAAGTGGCTATGTCAAATGCACTTTCCATGGCCAATATGTCTTACAAGGATGTAGACTACATCAATGCGCATGGAACAGGAACACCATTAAATGACAGAATGGAGACAATGGCAATAAAATCAATTTTTAAGGAACGGGCAAATGAAATAGCAGTCAGCTCTATAAAATCTATGATAGGCCACACAATGGGTGCGGCAAGCGCTATAGAATCTGTCGTCAGCTGCCTGGCAATTAAAAATAACGCAATTCCACCTACCACACACTATGAAACACCTGATCCAGAGTGTGATCTGGACTATGTACCGAATGAGGGACGCGAAACAGAAGTTAACTGTGTTATAAATAACTCCTTCGCCTTTGGTGGGAACAATGTCACGAATATTTTCAGTAGATTATAGATGAATAAAAAAGCAGTAATTACCGGTATTGGAATTGTATCTCCCTTGGGTATTGGACATCAGGATTTCTGGAACAATCTTGTTTCCGGCAATTCCGCAATAGCGCCGATGGAATGCCTTGATCTTTCAAGGTATGAATGTAAAAACGGAGCTGAAGTTAAAGGTTTAAACCCGGAAGAATATTTAGGTCGTAAAGGTTTAAGATATCTAAATAAAGGAACAAAGTTTCTTGGTTCCAGCGCTAAGCTGGCAGTAGATGACGCAAATCTTGAAATAGATGAAGAGTTGGCAAACCATACCGGAATTCTCATTGGTTCTTCCCTCGGAAATTTCTCACAGACAACCGATTACTTTCATGATATAATCAGGAAAGGCCCGGCGGAACTTTCACCCATGCAGAGCTACGATGTAGCCCTCAACTCTTCCATTAACTACGTATCTGTCTTCTTCAAGATGAAGAGTTTCGCAAGGACTATCTCGTCCGGCTTTACGTCGGGTACAGACGCAATTGGTAATGCCGTTAAACTTATTCAGAATGGGAAAGCAAAGGTAATTATTACCGGTGGAGTTGAACAGATCTCATTAGATTTATACATGATATTTTATATGAGGAAAATGCTGGCTGGATCAAGTAATATTGGAAATGAGATCAGCATGCCTTTCGATAAAAGAAGAGACGGTTTTATTATGAGTGAAGGCAGCTATGTATTTGTGATGGAAGAGTATGATCACGCAGTAAGTCGCAGGGCAAAGATATATGGTGAAGTTTCAGGCTTTGGAAGTCTCTTTTCAGGCAGCAGAAAAAGCGACAATGAAAAAAGAGTTAAGAAAGCCCGGAACACGATGAAATTGTGTATCGAGGATGCAGGGGTTTCTACGAATGATATAGATTTGATTAATGCGAACGGAAATTCAGGCAAGCAGTCAGACCTCATAGAAGCAAAGGCGATCATTGGATTATTTGGAGAGAAAGGAGAAGAAATCCCTGTGCACACCGTTAAATCGACATTAGGAGAAAGTTACGGTGCATCTGGTGCAGCACAGACAGCATCTGCCTTATTATCCATAAACAATGGCCTGATACCTGCTACCATTAATTGTGAAGAAAAAGACCCTGAATGCAATTTGAATGTAGTTAAAGAAAAACTTGAAAAAGATGTAAATACAGTGCTTATAAACTCATTTGATCTATCAGGCAATAATTCATGCCTGGTTGTTAAGAAAGCATAGCATTGTCATTCCTGCTTTCCAGTCCCCGCCAGAATGCAAGTCGGACTGGTGAACGATTCATCCGGACAGGCAAACAGCCTTTATTGTAATACGGCTCGTTTCGGAAACAAGCCCTACAATTTACAAACAATCTAATACATTATGAACAAATTATTCGAACCAATAAATATCGGCAGCTTAGAAGTCAAAAACCGGATCGCCATGTCAGCTATGGATCTTGGCTTTACCTCAGACGGTTCAATAAACAAACGTTTTATAGATTTCTATGTAGAAAGGGCCCGTGGCGGAGTGGGTTTGATTGTAGTAGGCGGATGCTATCCGGAAATGACTGGCAAGGTATGGAAGAGCATAATTGGCCTGGATAAGGATGAATATATACCCGGTTTAAAAAAACTAACCGATAGGATACACAAACATGATACTATGGTTGCGGCACAAATACTTCATGGTGGGAGAAGTGCGTCTTCATTTTTCTCAAAGACTCACCCTGTATCACCATCAAGCCTGTCACACGTCAACATAAAACAGAAACCACATGTCCTGACCATCCCTGAAATAAAGAAGGTAATAGATGGTTATGTTGCTGCAACAATAAGAGTAAAAAAGGGTGGGTTTGACGCGGTTGAGATTCATGGTGGTATGGGTTACCTTATCAACCAGTTTCTCTCTAAAGCTACGAATAAGAGAAAGGACAGATATGGCGGTAGTCTCAAAAACCGCATTAGGTTTGCGAAAGAGATTATTGAGGCCATAAAGAAAAAAGCCGGAAAGAGGTATCCAGTAATCTTTCGGATGTCAGGTGCAGATTTTGTAGACGAAGGCCTCCAGATAGATGAGAGCATTGAGATAGCGAAAGAGTTGGAAAAAGCTGGTGTGGATGCGTTTAATGTTTCCCCCGGCTGGCATGAAAGCCGCACTCCAATCATGCTTATGGCCATACCCAGAATGGCTTATATCTTTCTGTCTGAAAAGATTAAGGATCACGTAAACGTACCGGTTATAGGATCAGTGAGGATAAATGACCTGGCCCTGGCCGAAAAAGTTATAGACAACAATCGTGCAGATATTGTTTCAATAGGAAGGCCATTAATTGCTGACCCTGAATTACCAAAAAAATATAAGAAGAGACTATTTGATGATATCAGAAAATGTATCGCCTGTAATCAGGGATGTTTTGACTCTTTATTAAATTTCAAATCGGTCAGTTGCTTATATAATGTCAGAGCTGGTAAAGAGAGTAAATCCAAGGTCAGGAAAGCGAAAAAGAGAAAAAAAGTAATGGTTATTGGTGGTGGACCGGGAGGTATGGAGGCAGCAAGGATTGCAGCGTTAAGAGGACATGACGTACATCTGTTTGAAAAAACAGATACGCTTGGTGGTCAATTGAAATATGCTTATATCCCTCCGGGTAGAGAAGAGATAGAGAATGTTGTCACATTCCTGGCAAACCAGATAAGAAAACTAGATGTAAACATAGAGCTTTCTACAAAAGTAGATACAAAAACGATTAATAATCTGAAGCCCGATGTTGTAGTCGTAGCGACAGGTGGAAGCCCTCTTATTCCGAAAATTTCCGGTGTTAAAGAGAAAAATGTTGTTGTGGCCGAGGATGTATTTGATAATAAGGTAAAGGTTGGTGAAGACGTCGTCATCATTGGAGGAGGTACAATCGGCTGTGAAATTGCACTACACACCGCAAAGATGGGTGCAATGGAACCGGAAGTCGCCTGCTTCCTTTTGAAGAACAGAGTTATAAATGGGGAAGAGGCCGTAGAACTCACGTCAAAGGGAAAACGAAACATCACCATCCTGGAAATGAAAAATAAAATAGGAGGAAGATTCGGTATTTCAACAAGATGGGTTATCTTAAAACAGGTAGAAGATGCCGGTATCAAAAGTATAACAGGGATCAAAGTAAAGAATATATCGACTAAATCTAAACAAAAAAAAGAGAAAGATAAAGTCTGCGTAACTTTTGAACAAGAAAGTAAAGATACTAAGATTTTTGCGGATACGGTTATCATTGCCGCAGGATACAAATCCAATCAGGATATCACAAAAAAACTAAATGGTAAGATTGATGAATTATATAAAATAGGCGATTGTGTAGAGGTGAGAACTGCACTCGAAGCAATCCATGAAGGGTTTGAAGTTGGATTGAAGATTTAACATAATAGCAGCATGGGTGGTATGGGAAAAACTTGTTTGTCCGTGTAATGCATTGATAATTTTCACATTTAACACTGCAAAGAGTAATAGGGATTTAAAAAAATATGAAAGATATTCGAATGAACCGTGGTGATAACTCTGGTTATGACCATCTGGGATTTGAAGAGATAGAGGCTGATAACGGCAAGACAATCGGGGTAATTTACCTTAACAAACCTGATAGGAACTCTCTGGGTTCCTGGCTACTTGACGCTATATATGATAAGATGGACCAGTACGAAAACAATGAGAAAGTTGGCGCCATTATTATTGCCAGTAAGTTAAGAGGTGTATTCTGTGACGGTGTAGATCGCGAAGAGTTATTCGGATCATGGATTTCAGATCTGGTAGCAAAGAAAGACTACGAAAGATTCCATCGCTCCTACGAGATGCTTGTAGAAATGGAAAATTGCCAGAAACCGGTTATTGCCGCAATTAATGGAATTGCAATAGGAGCCGGGATTGAACTTGCAATGCTATGTGACTTGCGTATCGCATCAGAACGTGCATTCTTTAATTTACCGGAAGCCAAACCGCAACTTGGCATTATTCCCGCACTGGGAACAACACAACGTTTACCTCGATTAATTGGTCACGCGCGAGCAAAAGAGATGTTGTTTCTTGGTAATATGGTCCGAGCAAAAACTGCTCTGGAATGGGGTCTGGTCAATCAGGTAGTACCACACAATGAGCTTTTAAAGAAAGCGATAGATATGGCAAAGGTGCTGTTAGAAAGAGAGACTGGAGTACTCATAGAAATGAAAAAATGTGTCAACTTTGCTGGTGAGAATGATATTACAAAAGGCCTGGAATACGAGGTCGGTATATTTGCTGATATGATGCGGTCTAAGCTGTCGGCAAAGAATACCGCTCCCTTCCAAACTACTTAGTCAGACGGAAAGGCACAAAGTGAGCAATGCATAAACTTAAATGCAAAATATGATTTTTTATTAATAATAATTTCCTGGAGGTGATACTATGAGTAACAAGACGGCAATAGTAACAGGCGGTACAAGAGGTATAGGTAAAGCAATCACACTTGAACTGGCAAAAAGTGGTTACAATGTCGCCTTCAACTATAGCAAAAGTGATGACCTGGCAAAAGAACTTGTAAAAGAGATAGAAGGACTCGGAGTCAAGGCCATGGCAAAGAAGGCAGATGTATCGAACTTTGAAAGTGCTAAAACAATGGTTAAAGAAGTTAAGGATGAATTCGGCCAGATCGATATTCTTGTCAACAACGCTGGAATAACAAGGGACAAACTCCTCGCCCTGATGAAAGAGGACGACTGGGATGATGTAATAAACATTAATCTGAAGAGTGTCTATAACTTCTCCAAGGCGGTAATTATGACCATGATCAAACAGAAGAGCGGAAACATACTCAATATAACCTCTGTCAGCGGTATTGCGGGTGTTGCGGGCCAGGCCAATTACTCTGCTTCCAAAGCAGGAATGATAGGCTTCACAAAAGCCCTTGCAAAAGAAGTTGGTAAGGCAAAAATTAATGTTAACGCCATTGCATGCGGGTTCGTAGAAACAGACATGACCTCTGAACTTCCTGAAGAGTACAAGCAGAAGATGATAGATATGACTGCCCTGAAGCGATTCGGTACAACTGATGATGTCGCAAAAACAGCAATGTTCATGCTTTCAGATGGTGCAAAATATATTACAGGCCAGGTATTGTCTATCGATGGTGGGTTGGCGTTATAATTTAAACAGGTAGCTATTTCTTGAACTAAACTCAGCTTTTACAGAATTAACAACAATAATTTGTTTAATAAAATCCTTGTAATCTTTGTTTATCTGTGTCTAAAATCAAAATTTCCCTGTGGTTACAAAAAGGCAGAAAGGAGTTTATACAAAAATGCTCTTCTTACTTAAAGTTCAAATACAAAAAATACCCGATATGCCGGTAAAGGATTTTCTGGGATTTGTAGTCAAGGAGTGGGAATATTTTATCAGGATGAGAAAAAGGGGCAGGATCCTTGCCGGTGGGAAACTGGCAGGAAGCAGAGGCGCCGCGGCTATTATTGAAGTCGATTCGAACGAAGATCTTGACCAACTCGTAACCAACCTGCCGCTCTTCCCATTTTTCACAGACATAGAGATAACCCCACTAGTGCCTACTGACAAGGCTTTACTTGATGTCAAACGAATCCATTCACTTATGAAGTAATGAGACAACATTGACGTTACGGGTTGCATGTTGCGAGTTAAGAGATTTTATTTAATACACCAGGGTGTAAAACACCAAAGCCGAGTATAGCGCATAGCGCAATTCTCGGAAAATTATAAAGTGACTGGCACCTATGTAAAAGTGCCCTGTATGATACCAATATTCCTTGTAGGTCAGGTTTCTATACTTGAAGTAATCCTGAAATTCCAAAAGTCAATTTGTAATGGTTATATATACAATGAGAACTAGATGAAACGTACATTTGATTATAAGATAGGAGTAATCTCAGACACACATGGCCTCGTTAGACAAAGCGTCGTTAAATCATTTAATGACGTTGATTTGATTGTACACGCTGGAGATATAGGGACACATGAGGCACTTGACACTCTAAAGACTATTGCCAATGTGTATCCGGTCCGAGGAAATGTAGATGGTGGTACATGGAGTAAAACGCTGCCTTTTACCGAAGTGGTACAAGTGGGTGAAATATATTTATATCTCCTTCACAATCTGGATTCACTTGATCTGGACCCTGCGGCAGCAGGATTTCAAGTGGTCATCAGCGGCCATTCGCATATACCTAAAATAGAGAAGCAAAACGATATCCTCTTTATTAACCCAGGAAGTGCCGGTCCAAGACGATTTGACTTCCCGATATCTATTGCATTTTTGTATATACAAGGAAGCTCAGTAGAAGTAGAGATAGTAGAGTTAAAAGAATAAAAAAATTTATTTTTCTTAATTGGACGATGCAATCTGGATTATCGGTATGGATAAAAGCCTGGTTAAGGTTGTTAAAGAATGTGGGGGTGGAGTTTAAATAACGAGTTAAACAAAAAGAAGATGTAGTCGCTTAAAGTGAACGTTTGTCTCTACTCTGGTTAAACTGAACTTGATGTCTATGTCTTTTGTTTTACCTCCAATATTTTCAAAACCTTCTTTGCTTCTTCTCTTGCTTCTTCGAAAGAATTGGGGAAATAATCTACAAGCTTATGAAAATATTGATTCATATGTTCAAAATCCTTTGCTACTTCATCCTCAGTAAATTCGAGTACTTTTTTATAATAATCTATTGCAGTAGTATATTCACTTTTCCGATCATACATTTCACCTAATGCCAGGTAGAGAAGAGGGTTATTTGGTGCAAGCTCAATCCCTCTGTTTAATAGTTCTTTCGCCTTGTCATATTCTTTCTTTTCCCCATACATAAAACTAATGATACCGAGAACATATATATCTTTGTCATTTAACTCCAATGCCTTCAAATAATAATCTTTAGCTTTACTAAATGAAGCAGCAGCAGATGATTTCATAAATAAGCCCATCATTTGCTGCATCATAGCATTTTTTATATAAGCATCTCCGCTAACAATATAGTTTCTATAATCTTTCGGAAAACGTTCAACAAGCTGGTCAATAAGATCAAGATTACCACTATTAAATATTATATTAATAATCTCTTCATGATTGCGTTCATAATCCATTGCTTCAATGCAACAAATTGTCTTAGATTCGCAATGCTCATATTCATCTTGATCCAGAATCAGCTTCTCCAGATTATTCAACGCTCTTGTTTGAGCACATCCCATTAATGAAACTAAAATAGTTATAATGCCCGCTACAGTTCCAAATTTTGATAAATAGTTTTTCATCATTAACACATTATCAATCGTTAGTAGATTCCAGTAAAAAGTCGTAACAGTTATCTCTGATTTCAGGATTTGCTCGGTGCTTCATTGCGTCACGAGGATGTTGGTTAAGGTGACCGCTGATTCCATAAATATCATTGAATCCCCACTCAATTTCATCACGCAACGGCACCATGGTCTCCTGTATCATCTTATATATTGGCCTCACATCAAACTTCGGATTCTTCAGAAAATTAAGCAAGAGCTCGATATTACAGTTTCCTGCTCCACGACCGATACCGTTTATAGTCGCATCAAGTAAGTTTACACCATCTATAATCGCTTGCTGGGTATTTGAAAAAGCCAGTTGCTGGTTATTGTGGGCATGAAACCCGAGTTCCTTATCAGGCGCATGCTCCTTATAAAGCTGCAGATAGCTGGTTACCTGTTCTGAATAGAAAGCCCCAAAGCTATCCACCAGATAGAGGTAGTCAACCTCTTTTGCTCCATTTACCTGTTGCAGAGCTTCAATCAGATCAGTCTCGATAGCGGCAGAAGACGCCATAAGGTTAATAGTTGTCTGATAGCCAAGGTCTTTACTTCGTTTTACCAGATCCAGCCCTTTATCGACATCCGTAACATAGCAGGCTGTACGCACCATCCCGACAACACTCTGTTCTGCGGGAAGTAGTGCGGAAATATTTACTCTATCCACATCATACATCACCGCTACGACAGGAGGGTTCTCGCACTCATGGGAGTCAACGATATTTTTGATATCATCTTCATCACAGAAGTTCCATTTGCCGTATTTTTCCCGAGTATATTCATCACTCACACAAAGTTTTTTACCAATCTCCATGATATCGATACCACTATCACAGGCCGCGCGATAAGCCGCCTTAACAAAATCATCTTTGAAATTGTAATTGTTTATAAGCCCTCCATCTCTGACAGTACAATCTAAAACCTTAATTTTTTCTCGAAACATCTTCTCTGCTCCCGGTATAATACCTTATATCTGCAACTGAAAAATATAAACTTTACATAATAACGTAAACGGACATAAAAAAACAAGTGAGAAATAGATGCATATCACCTATTCAGTAATATTTAATTTGTATTTTATAGAACTCATGATAATATCTTGACTATAAAAAGAGAGAATATAATATAGCAAAGTTGTTGTTTTAAGTCATGAATAACTCGAATATAAAGAAAAGTAACAGTGCAAAAGG
Protein-coding regions in this window:
- a CDS encoding FAD-dependent oxidoreductase; this translates as MNKLFEPINIGSLEVKNRIAMSAMDLGFTSDGSINKRFIDFYVERARGGVGLIVVGGCYPEMTGKVWKSIIGLDKDEYIPGLKKLTDRIHKHDTMVAAQILHGGRSASSFFSKTHPVSPSSLSHVNIKQKPHVLTIPEIKKVIDGYVAATIRVKKGGFDAVEIHGGMGYLINQFLSKATNKRKDRYGGSLKNRIRFAKEIIEAIKKKAGKRYPVIFRMSGADFVDEGLQIDESIEIAKELEKAGVDAFNVSPGWHESRTPIMLMAIPRMAYIFLSEKIKDHVNVPVIGSVRINDLALAEKVIDNNRADIVSIGRPLIADPELPKKYKKRLFDDIRKCIACNQGCFDSLLNFKSVSCLYNVRAGKESKSKVRKAKKRKKVMVIGGGPGGMEAARIAALRGHDVHLFEKTDTLGGQLKYAYIPPGREEIENVVTFLANQIRKLDVNIELSTKVDTKTINNLKPDVVVVATGGSPLIPKISGVKEKNVVVAEDVFDNKVKVGEDVVIIGGGTIGCEIALHTAKMGAMEPEVACFLLKNRVINGEEAVELTSKGKRNITILEMKNKIGGRFGISTRWVILKQVEDAGIKSITGIKVKNISTKSKQKKEKDKVCVTFEQESKDTKIFADTVIIAAGYKSNQDITKKLNGKIDELYKIGDCVEVRTALEAIHEGFEVGLKI
- a CDS encoding enoyl-CoA hydratase/isomerase family protein is translated as MKDIRMNRGDNSGYDHLGFEEIEADNGKTIGVIYLNKPDRNSLGSWLLDAIYDKMDQYENNEKVGAIIIASKLRGVFCDGVDREELFGSWISDLVAKKDYERFHRSYEMLVEMENCQKPVIAAINGIAIGAGIELAMLCDLRIASERAFFNLPEAKPQLGIIPALGTTQRLPRLIGHARAKEMLFLGNMVRAKTALEWGLVNQVVPHNELLKKAIDMAKVLLERETGVLIEMKKCVNFAGENDITKGLEYEVGIFADMMRSKLSAKNTAPFQTT
- the fabG gene encoding 3-oxoacyl-[acyl-carrier-protein] reductase, whose protein sequence is MSNKTAIVTGGTRGIGKAITLELAKSGYNVAFNYSKSDDLAKELVKEIEGLGVKAMAKKADVSNFESAKTMVKEVKDEFGQIDILVNNAGITRDKLLALMKEDDWDDVININLKSVYNFSKAVIMTMIKQKSGNILNITSVSGIAGVAGQANYSASKAGMIGFTKALAKEVGKAKINVNAIACGFVETDMTSELPEEYKQKMIDMTALKRFGTTDDVAKTAMFMLSDGAKYITGQVLSIDGGLAL
- a CDS encoding muconolactone Delta-isomerase, encoding MLFLLKVQIQKIPDMPVKDFLGFVVKEWEYFIRMRKRGRILAGGKLAGSRGAAAIIEVDSNEDLDQLVTNLPLFPFFTDIEITPLVPTDKALLDVKRIHSLMK
- a CDS encoding metallophosphoesterase family protein — encoded protein: MKRTFDYKIGVISDTHGLVRQSVVKSFNDVDLIVHAGDIGTHEALDTLKTIANVYPVRGNVDGGTWSKTLPFTEVVQVGEIYLYLLHNLDSLDLDPAAAGFQVVISGHSHIPKIEKQNDILFINPGSAGPRRFDFPISIAFLYIQGSSVEVEIVELKE
- a CDS encoding tetratricopeptide repeat protein, translated to MMKNYLSKFGTVAGIITILVSLMGCAQTRALNNLEKLILDQDEYEHCESKTICCIEAMDYERNHEEIINIIFNSGNLDLIDQLVERFPKDYRNYIVSGDAYIKNAMMQQMMGLFMKSSAAASFSKAKDYYLKALELNDKDIYVLGIISFMYGEKKEYDKAKELLNRGIELAPNNPLLYLALGEMYDRKSEYTTAIDYYKKVLEFTEDEVAKDFEHMNQYFHKLVDYFPNSFEEAREEAKKVLKILEVKQKT